A segment of the Streptomyces sp. XD-27 genome:
CGGTCACGAGCGCGGACGTGTCCCACGGCCCCCGCGTCTTCGCGAGCCCGCTCCGTGTCGCCGGGCTGGGTCCCGCGGTGGCGGTGCCCATCGGGACTGGCTCCGCCACAGGCGCCGGGGTGCGCGGTGTGCTGCTGTTGGCGCGGGCATCCGGACGTCCGGGCTTCGCCGAGGAGGAGACCGAGCCGCTGATGGGCTTCGCGGGGCAGGCGGCGGTGGCGATGGAGCTCGCGGAGCGGCGGAGGGATGCCGAGCAGGTCGCGCTGTTGGAGGAGCGCGACCGGATCGCCCGTGACCTGCACGATCTGGCCATCCAGCGCTTGTTCGCCACGGGGATGACGCTGCAGAGTGCAGCACGGGTCATCGACCACCCTGGCGCCTCCGAACGGGTGCTGCGCGCGGTCCGCGACCTGGACGACACCATCAAGATCATTCGCTCGACGATCTTCGGCCTGCGGTCACACCAGCCCGGGGCCGGGCAGAACCTGCGGGCCCGCGTCGTCCAGGCGGTCGGCGAGGCCACCCCCGTGCTGGGATTCGCGCCGAGTCTGCGCATGGAGGGTTTGCTGGACACGCAGGTGCCCAGGGAAGTCGCCGACCAGGTGGTACCGGTGCTCTCGGAGGCGCTGGCCAATGTCGCCCGGCACGCGCACGCCGCCCGCGTCGACGTGGTCCTCGGCACGGACGGGGATGAGCTCACGTTGACCGTCACCGACGACGGTACGGGGATCCCGCCCGAGGGCCGCCGCAGTGGCCTGCGCAACCTCGCCGAGAGGGCCGAGCGCCTGGGCGGGGAGCTTCAGCTGTCCGCCCCGCCCGGTGGCGGGACGGTTCTGACCTGGCGCGTGCCCGTGAGCTGACCGCCGCTGTCCAGGACCCGCCCTGTCACCAGCTCAGGGGCGATCCGGATGAAGACCTCCCCGGGCGCCGACGCCCAGGAACCGTTTCCGCGTGCTCCCCCGCCACGCCCACGACCCCTACCTGCGCCGGCTGCGCTGAGCAGGCCCTGTCGACCGCCGCCACCGGATCGCACGGGCTGGAGGCCGACGGGTGGCCTGCGGCCGAGGTCCGCGATCAACCTGTGGTGCGACGGATTCCGCCGCGGCGGGCGGCGGTGTGCCGGTCCGCCAGCGTCGCAGGCGGGACGCGTTGGTCACCACCGACAGAGAACTGAGTGCCATCGCGGCTGCGGCGATGATCGGGCTGAGGCGGATGCCCCACACCGGGTAGAGGGCTCCGGCGGCGAGAGGGACGCCCACGGCGTTGTAGATCAGGGCGAAGAACAGGTTCTGGCGGATATTGCGCATCGTCGCGCGGGAGAGCCGGATGGCGGTGACGACGCCGGTCAGGGAGCCGGAGATGAGCGTGATGTCGGCGGCCTCGATGGCAACGTCCGTACCGGTGCCGATGGCCAGGCCGACGTCGGCGGCGGCGAGCGCGGGGGCGTCGTTGATGCCGTCGCCGACCATGCCCACCGTGCGGCCCTCGCCCTGAAGGCGGTGGATCTCGTCCGCCTTGTGCTCCGGCAGCACCTCGGCGAGTACACGCCCCACGCCGACCTGGGCGGCAATGGCGGCGGCGGTGCGGGCGTTGTCGCCGGTGATGATGACCGTCTCGATGCCGAGCCGGTGCAGGGCGGCGATGGCCTGGACCGAGTCCTCCTTGACGGTGTCGGCGACGGCGAGCACCCCGGCGGGCCGCCCGTCGACCGCGGCGAAGACCGGGGTCTTGCCCTCGGCCGAGAAGCCGGCCGCGACCGGGTGGAGTGCACCGGTGTCGATGTCGACATCGCCGAGCAGCCGGGCGGTGCCCACCAGGACCGTGTGACCGTCGACGGTGGCCCGCACGCCCTTGCCGGTGAGGGATTCGAAGCCGCTTGCCACAGCCCAGGCCAGGCCGCGGCCACGGGCCCCGGTGACGATGGCCGCCGCGAGGGGATGCTCGCTGTCGGCCTCGGCCGCCGCCACCAGGCCCAGCAGTTCGTCGCTCCGGACGCCGTCGGCGGCGCGTACATCCGTGAGGACGGGCTTCCCGGAGGTCACGGTGCCGGTCTTGTCCAGCACGATCGTGTCCAGCTTGTGGGCGGTCTCCAGGGCCTCGGCGGAGCGGATGAGGATGCCCGCCCGGGCGCCCTTGCCGGTGCCGACCATGACCGACAGCGGGGTGGCCAGG
Coding sequences within it:
- a CDS encoding GAF domain-containing sensor histidine kinase, with product MGSADEGRVHVPQLRLDELLEELQARLNAVRETRDRVHGLFEAVLSVGSGLDLEHVLRRIVEEAVSLVDAEYGALGVIGPGGKIVQFLPVGVSEEQIAAIGPFPSGHGILGELIRHPEPLRLPKLSEHPASYGFPAHHPPMDTFLGVPIRVGDQVFGNLYLTEKRGGAEFDAEDESLLSTLAVAAGVAIDNARLYEEGRRRERWLRANAEITYSLMSGKPRSEVMGLIAESAKEITDAALAMVALPMTDTSTLSVEFVLGEGAEALRGLVLPVEGSLIGTAFSTVAPVTSADVSHGPRVFASPLRVAGLGPAVAVPIGTGSATGAGVRGVLLLARASGRPGFAEEETEPLMGFAGQAAVAMELAERRRDAEQVALLEERDRIARDLHDLAIQRLFATGMTLQSAARVIDHPGASERVLRAVRDLDDTIKIIRSTIFGLRSHQPGAGQNLRARVVQAVGEATPVLGFAPSLRMEGLLDTQVPREVADQVVPVLSEALANVARHAHAARVDVVLGTDGDELTLTVTDDGTGIPPEGRRSGLRNLAERAERLGGELQLSAPPGGGTVLTWRVPVS